A window of the Brassica oleracea var. oleracea cultivar TO1000 chromosome C1, BOL, whole genome shotgun sequence genome harbors these coding sequences:
- the LOC106327882 gene encoding putative pentatricopeptide repeat-containing protein At3g49142 yields MMKRINVSLRLRHFPELKKYHTQKVAFSPTKPEFEPKSSPHGTSVDDILLGQVLDQKTLRTVHSRIILQNLRCDSALGVKLIKSYSALNDVVSARKVFDEIPERNVIILNVMIRSYVNNGLYREGIQVFGTMCGFDVRPDHYTFPCVLKACSCSGNIVIGKKIHGSATRVGLSSTLFTGNGLVSMYGKCGFLSEARLVLDDMSRRDVVSWNSLVAGYAQNQIFDDALEVCREMESVKISHDAGTMASLLPAVTNTTRDNVMYVRDMFLKMGKKSLVSWNVMIGVYMKNAMPVEAVELYSRMMEADGIEPDSVSITSVLPACGDTSALSLGKKIHEYVQRKKLIPNLLVENALIDMYAKCGCLDRARDVFENMKSRDVVSWTAMISAYGVSGKGRDAVALFSKMQDSGLVPDSIAFVTTLAACSHAGLLEEGRSYFKLMTDHYKITPRLEHLACMVDILGRAGKVKEAYSFIQEMSMEPNERVWGALLGACRVHSDTDIGLLAADKLFQLAPEQSGYYVLLSNIYAKAGRWEEVTKVRDIMKSKGLKKNPGASNVEVNGDIHAFLVGDRSHPQSDEIYRELDVLVTKMKELGYVPDSESALHDVEEEDKETHLAVHSEKLAIVFALMNTEEGEEDNNAIRITKNLRICGDCHVAAKLISQITSREIIIRDTNRFHVFRFGVCSCGDYW; encoded by the coding sequence ATGATGAAACGCATTAATGTCAGTCTTCGTCTCCGCCACTTTCCGGAACTAAAAAAATATCACACCCAAAAAGTTGCTTTTTCTCCAACTAAACCGGAATTCGAACCGAAATCTTCACCACATGGAACATCTGTTGACGACATCCTGCTGGGTCAGGTACTGGATCAAAAAACCCTGAGAACAGTCCACTCCAGAATCATTCTTCAAAATCTACGCTGCGACTCGGCTCTAGGCGTTAAACTCATTAAATCTTATTCAGCTCTAAACGATGTGGTGTCAGCACGCAAGGTGTTCGACGAAATTCCCGAGAGAAACGTAATCATCCTTAACGTCATGATCAGAAGCTATGTGAATAACGGGCTTTACCGCGAAGGTATTCAAGTGTTTGGGACGATGTGTGGCTTTGATGTTAGACCCGACCATTACACTTTCCCTTGTGTTCTAAAGGCCTGTTCTTGCTCTGGGAATATTGTCATTGGCAAGAAGATCCATGGGTCCGCTACAAGAGTCGGGCTCTCTTCTACTTTGTTTACTGGGAATGGTTTAGTTTCTATGTATGGAAAGTGTGGATTTTTATCTGAAGCAAGGCTTGTGCTCGACGACATGTCAAGGAGAGATGTTGTCTCTTGGAACTCGTTAGTTGCTGGTTATGCGCAGAACCAGATATTTGATGATGCTTTAGAGGTTTGTAGGGAGATGGAGTCTGTGAAGATAAGCCACGACGCTGGCACGATGGCTAGTCTGTTACCAGCAGTGACCAATACAACAAGGGATAATGTTATGTATGTTAGAGATATGTTTTTGAAGATGGGGAAGAAGAGTTTGGTTTCATGGAATGTGATGATAGGTGTGTATATGAAAAACGCGATGCCTGTTGAAGCCGTGGAGTTGTATTCCCGAATGATGGAAGCTGATGGGATCGAACCCGATTCAGTCTCAATCACAAGTGTATTACCTGCTTGCGGAGATACATCTGCTCTGTCTCTTGGTAAGAAAATCCATGAATACGTCCAGAGGAAGAAGCTGATACCGAATCTGTTGGTAGAGAACGCGTTGATTGACATGTACGCAAAATGTGGATGCCTAGACAGAGCAAGAGATGTGTTTGAGAATATGAAATCTCGTGACGTTGTGTCTTGGACAGCTATGATTTCAGCTTATGGAGTCAGCGGAAAAGGCCGTGACGCTGTGGCATTGTTTTCTAAAATGCAAGACTCGGGTCTCGTCCCTGATTCTATTGCCTTTGTCACAACGCTAGCTGCTTGTAGCCACGCGGGGTTGCTAGAAGAAGGTCGGAGTTATTTCAAACTCATGACAGACCATTACAAGATCACTCCTAGGTTAGAGCATTTAGCTTGTATGGTGGATATTCTTGGCCGAGCAGGGAAAGTGAAAGAAGCTTATAGCTTTATACAAGAAATGTCGATGGAACCAAACGAGAGAGTTTGGGGAGCGTTATTAGGAGCTTGTCGGGTGCATTCTGATACAGACATCGGTCTGCTAGCAGCTGATAAGCTATTTCAGTTAGCACCCGAGCAATCTGGCTACTACGTGTTGCTTTCTAACATCTACGCAAAGGCTGGAAGATGGGAAGAGGTAACAAAGGTCAGAGACATAATGAAGAGCAAGGGGTTAAAGAAGAATCCTGGAGCGAGCAACGTGGAGGTCAATGGAGACATTCACGCATTCTTAGTAGGCGACAGGTCACACCCGCAATCCGATGAGATTTACAGAGAGCTGGATGTTCTAGTGACGAAAATGAAAGAGTTAGGGTATGTTCCTGATTCGGAATCGGCGCTTCACGATGTGGAAGAAGAAGATAAAGAGACGCATTTGGCTGTTCATAGTGAGAAGTTAGCAATTGTGTTTGCTCTGATGAACACAGAGGAAGGAGAAGAAGATAACAATGCCATAAGAATAACGAAGAACCTTAGGATTTGTGGAGATTGTCATGTTGCAGCAAAGCTTATCTCTCAGATAACTTCACGCGAGATTATCATCCGAGACACTAATAGGTTTCATGTGTTCCGGTTTGGTGTTTGCTCTTGTGGTGACTATTGGTGA
- the LOC106319996 gene encoding plastidial pyruvate kinase 4, chloroplastic gives MTSYMSSAPSVTNLWTTPNNVIQLADMVSTESYHLLSGKKTLIFSLRPTKSFPLSLTQMKIRVPRTLAFASAKGKGKAESGVEAIVGDNKSSTERNWSFDFPESKAEFCLVDSEAYQNLSSVLEKLNALRSHLLAAKKWNASRLQSCDSKYLECATNLIHYMALRSLDTEQLNNYLASLGLSSLDNDNNLSVLSNLDATINLLMKSPMESWKQQKGNKIIEKNDKGRVLSSYKESLLLGKLREGKKTHIMVTVGKEATESETFITDILKAGASVIRINCAHGDPTLWGEIIKRVRRTSQMLEMPCRILMDLAGPKLRTGTLKPGPCVMKVSPKKDAYGNVASPAIVWLSVTETEPPAHLSPDATIFVQDQEFLAGLQIGDSVRLYDARGKKKKLRISKEFDVFSSTGFVAECFDTAYVEPGTELCVKGNKGRRLFGEVVDVPPKESFVRLRVGDLLVITREGSFDEPSVTVPGAHRLTCPSGYLFDSVKPGETIGFDDGKIWGTIKGASPAEVIVSITHAGPKGTKLGSEKSINIPQSDIRFKGLTSKDIKDLEYVASHADMVGISFIRDVQDITVLRQELKKRKLNDQLGVVLKIETESGFENLPLILLEAMKCLNPLGVMIARGDLAVECGWERLANLQEEIMAICKVARMPVILATQVLESLVKSGVPTRAEITDAANGRRASCVMLNKGKHIVEAVSMLDTILHTKLIYKKQESENLH, from the exons ATGACTTCGTATATGAGTTCTGCTCCTTCAGTCACAAATCTTTGGACAACACCTAACAAC GTGATCCAATTAGCTGATATGGTATCCACTGAATCATACCACTTGTTGAGTGGGAAGAAGACTCTTATCTTCTCCCTCAGGCCTACAAAGAGTTTTCCATTATCACTTACTCAGATGAAGATCAGAGTTCCGAGAACCTTAGCTTTTGCCTCAGCGAAAGGGAAAGGCAAAGCTGAAAGCGGAGTGGAGGCTATCGTTGGTGATAATAAAAGCTCCACAGAACGTAACTGGAGTTTCGACTTTCCAGAGTCCAAAGCTGAGTTTTGTCTTGTAGACTCAGAGGCATACCAAAACCTGTCTAGTGTTCTTGAAAAACTGAATGCTCTTCGCTCACATCTACTAGCAGCAAAGAAGTGGAACGCTTCTAGACTTCAGTCATGTGACAG CAAATATCTAGAATGTGCTACAAACTTAATCCATTATATGGCTTTGAGGTCATTGGACACTGAGCAGCTCAACAATTATCTTGCTTCTCTTGGTCTGTCAAGTTTAGACAACGACAACAATCTGTCTGTTCTCTCCAACCTTGACGCAACCATTAATCTGTTGATGAAGTCTCCTATGGAATCTTGGAAGCAGCAGAAGGGTAATAAGATTATTGAGAAGAATGATAAAGGAAGGGTATTATCATCATATAAAGAGTCATTATTACTTGGTAAGCTTCGTGAGGGGAAAAAAACTCATATCATGGTAACTGTTGGTAAAGAAGCAACCGAGAGTGAAACTTTTATAACAGACATTCTTAAGGCTGGCGCTTCGGTTATCCGTATAAACTGTGCACATGGAGACCCCACCCTTTGGGGTGAGATCATCAAAAGGGTAAGAAGAACCTCTCAGATGCTTGAGATGCCATGCCGCATTCTTATGGATTTAGCTGGACCAAAACTGAGAACTGGCACCTTAAAACCTGGTCCATGCGTGATGAAAGTTTCACCCAAGAAAGATGCTTACGGAAACGTGGCCTCTCCTGCTATTGTATGGCTCTCTGTAACAGAAACAGAACCTCCTGCTCACCTTTCCCCTGACGCTACTATATTCGTACAAGACCAGGAGTTTCTTGCTGGTCTCCAAATTGGTGATTCTGTAAGACTATATGACGCTAGAGGGAAAAAGAAAAAGCTTAGGATCTCAAAAGAGTTTGATGTTTTCTCCAGTACTGGATTTGTGGCTGAATGTTTTGACACTGCTTATGTTGAGCCTGGAACTGAGTTATGCGTTAAGGGAAATAAAGGGAGACGTTTGTTTGGTGAAGTAGTGGATGTTCCTCCCAAGGAATCTTTTGTAAGGCTCAGAGTGGGTGATTTGCTAGTCATAACCAGAGAAGGATCGTTTGATGAACCTTCTGTAACTGTTCCAGGAGCTCATAGGCTAACGTGTCCTTCAGGTTACTTGTTTGATTCGGTCAAGCCAGGGGAAACCATTGGTTTTGATGACGGCAAAATATGGGGAACAATCAAAGGAGCTAGCCCTGCAGAGGTGATTGTCTCCATCACTCATGCTGGCCCCAAAGGTACAAAACTAGGATCAGAGAAGTCTATAAACATTCCTCAGAGCGATATCCGTTTCAAAGGCCTGACTTCAAAAGATATCAAAGATCTGGAGTATGTAGCTTCACATGCTGACATGGTTGGCATTTCATTCATACGCGATGTCCAAGATATTACAGTTCTTCGACAAGAGCTCAAGAAAAGGAAACTTAACGATCAGCTTGGTGTTGTTCTCAAGATTGAAACGGAAAGTGGGTTTGAGAATTTGCCCTTGATTCTACTAGAGGCGATGAAGTGTTTGAATCCTTTAGGAGTTATGATAGCTCGAGGTGATCTTGCGGTTGAATGTGGATGGGAGAGATTAGCTAATTTACAGGAAGAGATTATGGCTATCTGCAAAGTTGCTAGAATGCCGGTGATTTTGGCGACTCAGGTTCTTGAATCACTTGTCAAATCAGGTGTTCCAACTAGAGCCGAGATCACAGATGCTGCAAATGGCAGAAG GGCGAGCTGTGTGATGTTGAACAAAGGAAAGCATATCGTTGAAGCTGTTTCGATGTTGGACACTATCCTTCATACCAAGCTTATATATAAAAAACAGGAGTCTGAAAATCTACATTGA
- the LOC106343208 gene encoding protein ROOT INITIATION DEFECTIVE 3-like, with amino-acid sequence MEISVIASSSIDGGIGSWDIKTGTEQLRFKQCASPAHGLAAVGEKFLAASQLRNASGSSGSIFFWSWNKPQVEVRSFPVESVKALAANSEGTYIVGGGASGDIFLWEVASGKLLKKWHGHYRSVTCLVFSGDDSLLVSGSEDGSVRVWSLLRLFDDLQRQQQGSTLYEHDFNEHTTSVTDIVIDYGGCNAFIVSASGDGTCKVWSLSKGKLLRNIIFPAAINALALDPGGSIFYAASVDSKIYVGAMNSSSDYATQSLGSVSEQGKAVTCLAYCADGNLLISGSEDGVICVWDPKSRRLVRTFSHGKGPVNNIQVVRRTVVGNSNKAQSSWKKNGSSLPPPPLEKYERSGDNTVDGIVIVDPPPLSDVPVYSSYHSADLINEQVRELQQQGSAATEIEMERLKLEYKKSLQMNDQWQKNYENLLQVVMEEELNGSSS; translated from the exons ATGGAGATTTCTGTCATTGCGTCCTCGTCAATCGACGGCGGAATCGGAAGCTGGGATATCAAAACCGGAACGGAACAGCTCCGATTCAAGCAGTGCGCCTCTCCCGCTCACGGTCTCGCCGCCGTCGGAGAAAAATTCCTCGCCGCCTCTCAGCTCCGTAACGCATCCGGTTCCTCTGGCTCGATTTTCTTCTGGTCTTGGAACAAG CCTCAAGTTGAAGTGAGGAGCTTCCCCGTGGAGTCAGTAAAGGCTCTTGCAGCTAACAGTGAAGGAACTTACATCGTTGGTGGTGGAGCCTCTGGAGATATCTTTCTTTGGGAG GTTGCGAGTGGGAAGCTGCTTAAGAAGTGGCATGGTCATTACCGTTCAGTTACATGCTTGGTCTTCTCTGGAGACGATTCTTTGTTGGTTTCCGGGTCTGAAGATGGCTCTGTTCGAGTCTGGTCTCTTTTAAG GCTGTTTGATGATCTCCAGAGGCAGCAGCAAGGGAGCACTCTCTATGAACACGATTTTAATGAGCATACAACTTCTGTAACCGACATTGTCATTGACTATGGTGGCTGCAATGCTTTTATAGTTTCTGCTTCAGGAGATGGGACTTGCAAG GTTTGGAGCTTGTCCAAGGGGAAATTGTTGAGAAACATCATCTTTCCTGCAGCCATCAATGCACTTGCATTAGACCCTGGCGGCTCTATTTTCTATGCTGCTAGTGTAGATAGCAAAATTTACGTTGGTGCCATGAATTCCTCAAGTGACTATGCGACACAAAGTCTTGGTTCTGTATCTGAACAAGG CAAAGCTGTTACTTGCTTAGCGTATTGCGCAGACGGAAACCTTTTGATTTCTGGGTCAGAAGATGGTGTGATTTGCGTTTGGGATCCCAAATCACGTCGCCTTGTTCGTACATTCAGCCATGGAAAAG GACCTGTGAACAACATTCAAGTTGTCAGAAGAACGGTTGTTGGTAATTCCAACAAAGCACAATCTTCATGGAAAAAAAATGGGTCGTCATTACCACCTCCTCCTTTGGAAAAATACGAAAGATCAGGAGACAATACTGTGGATGGTATAGTTATCGTCGACCCGCCGCCACTTTCTGATGTTCCTGTTTACTCCTCTTACCACAGTGCCGACCTTATCAACGAGCAAGTTAGAGAACTTCAG CAACAAGGCTCTGCAGCAACGGAGATCGAGATGGAAAGATTGAAACTTGAGTACAAGAAATCTCTACAGATGAATGATCAATGGCAGAAGAATTATGAGAACTTGCTCCAGGTGGTTATGGAGGAAGAGCTAAACGGTAGTTCCAGTTAA